The following nucleotide sequence is from Pagrus major chromosome 13, Pma_NU_1.0.
GGTGCTCTGGAGGTCGGCTGTGGCCAAGGAGGCTGATGGGGTTGACGGGGACTGGGGATGGATGGCTTGAATGACGCTTTTCTACAGAATCTctggaagaaaaaaggagaaaagtcCCTTCATTAGTACCAGTAACTGAGGATCTTTAAACTTTTATTCCAAATTGAAAGAATAAGCTAAAATATGTACAAAGTATTTAACTGCATTACATCAGaacaaagaaagataaaaagataACAAGTCTGATATGTACCCAAAGCCCTGTTATTCTGTGCATCTTCTTACACTGAGGTAACACCCACCTGTCCTTGTCGTCTTTACTGACGGACGGCTCTCGTTTGTCAGAGTCTCGGTCCCTCTCGTGTGAGCTGGCCGAGGTACTCCTCTCAGACTCTCCAGGTTTCAGCCAGGGCGGCGGCGTGGGGAAGGAAGGCGGTGTACGGTGCAGGCGGTTCCACGGTTCCTGGTGGCCGCCGTTACCGCCGCTGTTGAAGTGCTGCTGTGCGTTGGGGCCATCTTTATGACCGAACACTGAGTTGGCCGCTGCTAGGGATTCAACACGCGGAAAAACACGGTAGGACGCAAGTTAAATGCGTATCTCGACAACTTGACTGGTGTATAACTGCATTTAACTTCTACTCTGTTGATGTTCTTACACAGCGACAATAGCATCATTCATGAAGTTAAAACTCACTTAGTGCTGGATTTCCCAGGCCCCCGAAGGCCGATGAACTGAGGGCTCCCAGTCCTCCAAATGACGTAGGCCGACTGAAAGGTTCTGGAGGGAGAGACACAACATGTTACCATGCATTCACTCACATCCTTATTTTCCTGTTTCAGATCAGAAACTGAGGAGAAGTGAACTGAAGGGTCTCTTACCTAAGTGAGATGCTGGGGTGAGGAAGTTTCCAGGATGGTGGGGTGGGTGACCGAAAGGTCCTGCTGATGGGTGTGTGGGAcctgaggagggagagacagaagtgTCACAGAAACATCCATGAATCACTGACTGCAGTACTACTAAGTGTATGAATGAGTGTTCTTAACTCATGGTCCACTCATTAACTTTATCTAAAACGTTTAACTTGAGTCCAGTCGATAAATCATCTGGGCCTAGAAGATGAAGAACATGAAGGCAGCATGGAAATGTCAGCTATGTGTTTGAGGTAGATTAGAATCAGTGTTGCGTCCATTATAGAGCACTAACAAGCTTATTGttcaactgtaaaatgtccaGCTCAGTACATATCTCTATAAAACTAAGTGAAGGGATTCCAAATTATTGTTTACCAGTCTGGCATAGGGATGACAATTATTGTAGGGGTCGGCCTTTCACTTTGTTCTAGACTGAATATCTCTGCTTGGCCTCCAAAGGATGAAGCctgctgactttggtgatcctttGACTTTTTATCTGGCACCTTCACCTCAGGTTGAAAGTCCaaaactttggtttatgaccaaatacctgctaAACTAataacattcccatcagcctcagctgcactttgtttAGTGCTAATGAACAattgctaaactaagatggtaaacatgATCGTGTTCTAGCATTTAAAGTACTGCTGAGCCTAGATACAGCCTCATTAGCTCTGGCTTGCTAAGCCCTGTAAAACTTGCAAGTACTGATATCGGCCTCAAAATTCTGGTTTTGGTTCAGCTTTACATTCATTAGTGTTTCATGGAGAGATGTGAGAAATGGAAATAAGCATGTGTCATGAACTGAGCAAATATCCTCCGCTGACAAAGACCACAAGAAAACCTACTAAGTTGACCTttagttaaaatgtttattgtccaagtaaGTCTTTATTTTGTATATGTCCAATTAGTATTCAGCAATTTGTTGACTGAAGATAGATGCACTATACTGATATTCACACTGGAGAAATTCTGTTGGTTTTACTGTCTTGGTTCGGTAACAATAATCTAAGCAGACAGCAGTTGACTCTGAGCAGCAGGAATTGATGGACTGCTGCTGTATGTCAGAGGAAACTGTGGTTAACCATCAATCAATCTTACTGCCCAGAgatctgacacacactcacctgcagcagagaagagCGTGGCGGGCCGTGCCAAGTCGCTTGGGTGATGGATGGCGCCAAAGAGGCTGGGGCCCGGAGGTCGACTCAGGAACTCCGGCTTGAGGCCAAAGTCTAGCTTGTGAGGGTCGACCTGCATCTGCTGCTGGAAGACGGCAAACcgacagagagaaacacatgtAAAACCCCTTTACACAGCACATCACTgtgtattatattttatttagctTAATAGTAGAGGTATTCTTATTAAGTCAACTACAGAAAGTGAGCGACTAGATGtttgtcttgctcaaggaccTATTATTATAACTTGTGATAAGAAGTGATTATGACTGCTAAAAATATTCAATCAAAATGAAttgctgtattttaatttttcttttgtaaagtGACTTGTAGTCATGGCAACAGTCATGAGGAACTTTAACCAATGTATCAGATCAGATCTTCTTCAgtctttaaaatattatttgaacCACAGAGAGACCTTAAAAGAATATGTTGGTCAAAAGTAGCAATACTAATAGAtcttgtttgtgttcagtgactTTTTGCACCAGCACTGTGTGCAGTTGTTGATaagaaaagaccaaaaataACCTATCATGGGTGCCTATGACAGTTCTTCCCTTTTGCCGTGGTATTGAGAGAAGTATCGAGTATCTTTTTTGTAATACAGTATTGTATGGAAGTTTAAAATTCTAGTATTATGACAACCTAAAGtccaaataattattttttacagtagAGAAACTGGAGCTGCGTCCAGAATCCACACTACACACTAATCCTGTAAGCCTTTGAGTCTGTAGTGTGTTTACACAGGAAAAGTTGCAAAATAAAGTTTACTCAAAACAGCCGGTATGCATACTAAAAGAACAGATCTAAGTGTGAGGTCAATGTGCACTATACTCCCACAATGCATTGCACAAAGGAAGGGATACATTTCTCAAAGCTAAGCTCGAAACTAAGTGTAGAGAAAGagctcagaaaacaaaacataaaaagttGCAGTTTGATTGCCTTTGCAGTGCACACGCCTCGTCATTTCATGTATGGTAATGGCAAAAGACAGTATATCAAGAAGATAAATATACAGTGTAGTATGGAATTAAGACACAGAGCCAGGTAGTGAACATGTGCATACTCTGTGTTAATTCTTCAGcacaaagcagagagaggagtcAGATGAGTCCTCACCTTTACTTTCTGTTGGTGATGGTATATCTGCCAAGCAATATGGACATGCATGGCGCACCACTTCCCTGGTTTCTGTAGGAACAAGATGAAAACATGGTGTCACAACTTTACTCTTTAACAATAATGACAGTAAAGCTATTATTGCTATCAGTTTACTGTGTAAAGGTCAATTGTGTGgaatttttatttctgtaatcGTTTTAagaaagctttttttcttttctgaaagcTCTGGTATATCCACACTGGCACAATAATATGGAAATGAAGAAAGGCAAACAAATGTGGATGCGTCACATCAGCTAAAGTCTTCAGGGTAATTACACCCATATCAAAAAGATATCATGCTATACTGTGAGTGCACTTTATTGTTAACCCTCACACAATCAACTCAGCAATCATACAGCCATCTTTAAGTAATATGTGATTAAAGGTATTACATTTACTATATTTATCTTATCAGTATGTCATCTTCAGATGACTTAATTGCAAACAAATGAGATTAGTGTATGCTGTGTTCATGTTATTAGTCAAGATAAGGTCTATGATGGTGATGTGGCATGTTGCAGAGGCGTCGTAATTATAGCTGAGATGTTAATGGTCTTGTATGAAACTGGAAAGACTTTTTGAGCAAAGCACGTCTATATCTGAGCAAAGTCTGACGAtaacacttcaacatgcagagGCTGCACTGCTCTCCAAACTGAGCTTTGTTGTGATATAAAATAATGACTCTCTGCCTCAGAGTGCAGCACTCATTTAATTAAAAGATGCTATCCACTCCATTAGCAAAAACCCTTTATGACATCATggttattattttgtgtttgtgtggtgggaggtgtgtgtgtgtgtgtgtgtgtgtgcaggaaacACTGCAGGGAGTGGGCACTCACCCTGAGAATGGGCCGAAATGGATCCGTTAgctgcaggagggagaggggacaTAAAAAGGTTGAGTTATTTTGCTGTCAATCAAATTACCTCTAATTAGTCTCTGCATGTGGCATTCATTATGaaccaaattaaaatgttataatttcCCTTTAAAATTAAGCATTTCAGGAACAATTAACAAATGGGTGTTAAACAGGGTTCCTCCTGTGTGACCGTCTGCATACAGACGATTACAGGCAAATATGGCAGGAGAGACGAAGGCAGGAACACACACGAAAACTAACTGCATATGAAATCTTGACAAAGACTTAATTTAGTGTTGAAAACCTCCATCTGATGACTCAAAGGCTTATGCAACATCCACATAGGGTCTAAAGGTTACCTCTACCTCCTCTAGTGTTagctgttactgtgtgtgtgtgtgtgtatgtgtgctctTACCCTTGGGTCCTTCTGTAAGAATGTGTGTGGGACGGCTCCAGGTCTCGTGGACACATCGAGTGGATTAGAGGTCTAGAGAGCACCAGACACAGATCGAAACAACATTCTCTGTAAATAACTTCTGCGTTCACTTTGTCTATGTGTGTTGAAGAACGTGGGTGTGCGGCGTTGTCCCTGTGTGTCTTACCTTGGGCTGAAAGGCGCCCTGCAGCGAGCCGAAGGGCCCGGTCGGGGGGATGACGGGGGGAAGGCCAGACATGGCCGGTGGGTAGGAGTGgaagagctgaggaggagaagaggaagagtaGGTGTGAGGATGGTTAAGTCTTAATGTAGGACAGCAGCTTCATAAGGCAGTGGAGATGGAACAAACAGGTTACAGTGATGTGTTGATGAACCCCAACATTCAATCTTTTTTCCATTTACCCAGACTGCTTAGATGGGAATTTCCTCCATGTTTCACAAACTGCGagttaataaaatattttactgcTCGTCCCCAGCGGATTGAATAAGGGAAAACACTCCTTTGATATGAAAACTAGAATGTTGTAATACAAGCAAAACACATGTAAACCAAACAAGTGCTCAAGGCTTCCTGTAGAGAAACAGATATGTTATCAGCTACTCAGTGTAATTGTTCTTGTCAATCATATTAGTGGTAGTAGAGGCTGTTTTTCATGTTCGTGAACTTGCACGCTTGCATGGCTTTAATCATGGCTGGTGCAACAGAATTAATAAAAACTTGGGTTGAAAGGATGAGTTATTAGAAGCACTTGAGGATATGTTGTGAGGTTTTAAATGCAACTTATGTTTCCTTGTGCACCATGTTTTGAGACGTCGGTGTGTTTTAGAGAGAGGAAATGGCTTCAGGGTGTTTGCTGCTACCATAATAACAACAAGGAAATACTAAGAATCAGAAATGAAGCACTGAAAAACAAGCTAGCAACATCCTGCAACATCTATTACAAATACATGATTTTTCTGATATTAAAATCCTCCTCGCAGCTCAGGGTTTGTAGAAAAAGCACACTTTGAAGCGAGCAGGGTccaattttttaaataagacCCCTTTAGTGAGTAATAATCATGAGCAAGCCACTGCTGTTAGCAGACAAATACAAATGAAGAGCAGTAAGTAAGACAGAGATATAGTGTTCCTCTGGCAATAACAcagtctcctctctctctatgtTAATTTCTATGCACAACAATTTCACCGTTACATGCACGCACAATAAATCTTGTGCTCCGAGATTTAAGAATCCAGCACTGTTTCATTTATCATAACATTTGCTGGGGCTGAAGGGTGAAATGGTACAGCTAGAAGCTTACAGTATCCATTAAGAAGCAGATGAACGATTGCATgaaatctcacacacacaaacacatccacgCACACAGAGCTATAACACCAACTCGCCATGGGCTGGAATGGAATAATGGGCAAGTAACAAAGGGCTCTGCAGGCAGATAGTACGCAGTAGGGAAACTCACACTGTGTCTGTAGAAGGGGTCAACTTTTGTTGGGTATTTGTCAAACTGTAGGAGAAAACGAAACAGAGCTAAgtacaaagaaaacataataaCCTGCACATATACATTGTAACAGGGTTGGGATTAGCCTTTCAGGGTCACTGCAGGCCAACACAGCATGCATCACAAACTGTATTTTAGGATTAACAACATGATTACAGATTGAGATTTTGATTCAAGATCTAAAATGTCGACTCTGATCTGTTCTAAGATCAACCACTTCCCAAACCAGACTGTTTTCATCCTCCCCTTTTCGTGATCATCTGAAGACCTTGTAAACTAGCGTGGGTTCTGTGTCTCATTTGGTCTCCTTTTAGTGGTGCAGCGCCGGCTCAGGGCGAACATTTCCCCAGTCAAGACTAAACACTGCAGCCATAAAGAGCCTTTTTATGGCCTCATTAGCTGTCAGAGGCCTCGCCATGCTGCCTTTGAGGTATCATCAGAGCCAAGTGAACTCTCTATGGGCCAGGCAgttacaaatgtgtgtgtgtgtgcgtgtttgtgtagTTTAACTCTAGCCACCCATTGCCTGTGGTCTCCCCCAACAAACAGCGGGGCTCTTAACGCCAAGCATTCGCCAGTAATGAAAACCCCCAAATGGGACCAAATGATGTCATTAAATTCAGAATGAATTAAGTGTATTATGTTCTGAGAGCTGGCTCTGAACTTAACATGCTTTGGGCAAGTTATTGCCAATTTAGAAATAACGGGCGACTCAAGTCTGGAGTCCTACAGCACGCCAGAGAAAACACTAGAAAGGCTTTCTGGGAGAATAAAGGCATCATTGTGGCATGGACGGACACACATGGTCATCATTGAAAGGCCGCCACAGAAACCCACAAGTCCCTACAGCGTGCTGCTAACACACAAGTCCAACTGTGTAAAATCTTCACGCTCACAACCACAAGGTGAAAACACTCTCAGTGCCATGCCCGCCCATTCTTATGCACATGTAAAACTCATTATTAGAAgacatataaaaacattttagctGTGGTGAATTTTTCCCCCATTGACTCCCTCCACCCGCTCCATCCCAACACAGTTGCGTTTACTTATCCTCACATTTCTGGCAGGGGTACGCACCATGGTCGGTGCTGGGGTGGGCATGATGGTGTGGGGGAAGGGCGTGAAGGTGTGCTGGTGAGTGTGCTGGTGGGTGTGTTGGTGCTGATGCTGGTGCTGATGCTGGTGTTGGTGGAACTCGGTACGCAGGTAGGGCGGAGGGCCCAGCGAGGCGCCGCGGTCGGCGCTCTGGGAGGCCAGGAAACGGGTGTTGAGCTCCTGGCGCAGAAGGTCTTGTTCTGGAGAAGAAcgagagagaagggaggattAGGACCGGGTTTGTTAATGAAAGGAAGGTGGCTATCAAGTGTTCGCAGGCATTTCCATGTGTCAGACTCTGAACATACAATTAAGTATTCCTCGTGTTGCTGGACGCCCCTCAAAGACTCCTCAAGTGCTCTGGGCTCCGATGCGAGAGCCAAAgtcataaaaaagaaacaaccagGAAATGGCTGTGATTATCGgcatgtcattttaaatttaagtgAGCCTCGAGATGATTAGAGCTGTCTGACTGCTGGAACTGTCAAATGCTGTGATTTGATACACTACAGCCCCTGTGAGACAACAACATCTGTTGTTCTAATAACCTCTGAGCAGCCAGGAAGAATGGATTTCAAGAAATCACTGGCTTTTCTTCTAAATCCAACAAAACCTGCCTTGAGAGATTACATCTCCTCCAGAGTAACCTTATCCTTCCTATTCCAGAGTGACTCACCACAATATTTTCTGCATTCATTTCAAGCTTTATTGGGCTGGGAGTGTGGGTGGAATTTTCTCTTCATAAAAATTTCATTAGTATCTTTTGAACAAAATCCAGCTTGCTCCGTTCTGTATTGACCAAATTGATTTCTTGCACATGAACACTATCCGGGTGAAAACGGAGGTTCTGGGAACGTCGCTAAAGGCgaaccctcctcctcttcccatACTGACCCTGACATTTAGCTCGACACCACTACGCGGAAATGTGCACGGGGTCTGTAATGGCTTTTGCAATGTGGCCTGACTTGCTGGTGGATATTAATGGTGTGTGGAGAGTCGATCAATCAGAGCTTGACAGACAGAGTGTGAACTCTAACTGTCCACACGCCTATAAACACACAAAGCCCCAGCACGGAGAACATGTGGATTATCTTGgactctgttgtttgtttctttaaataatcACCAGGGCAacattctgtctgtctctgcatctTAAATgctttcaaattaaattatgcTCTGAAATTATTCCTTTTGTACTTTTCATATGTTTAGTGGCAATCTGATGCAAAAACTGGctaaattaagtgtttttttttgttttctgtcagctgAATATGCAATCCTCTGCCACACCAGCTGGGGGCGATGTGGGGATGTTTACGAACAGCTGTGATGTTTACCTGAGTAGGCACTCCCAGCAGCAGGATGTCCGGGTACTGGCAGGGTGCTAGACGtaagtggtggtggtggaggcaaGGCCGCTGGAGGAGCGAACATATTGGGGTGATGTGGGTGCGGCGAGGACTGCAAGGCAGGGGGGAAGCTGTGGGGGGTGTTCTGGTTAGCGGCCAAGGGCAGGGGGAaggtggaggctgctgctgcggccgctgcaggaggaggtgggtggTGGGGGAGGTGCAAAGAGGCAGCAGGGGGCCCGTGGGGCTTGGTGCCTGGggtgctgctcctgctgctgctgtaaagagaaagagaaagagaagagagagatggagacaggaGGCAGGTTAAGCCAGGCGTGATCAGTCAAAATTAACACTTGTTCCTCCACATCCCCTCATCTCCATCTGCTCCGACGTTCAATTCCCAGCACAGTGTTTTCACACCTCAACTGTCCTCCATTTACAAAcgcctccctgcctctctcgTGCTTCACAGAATCCAGGGCAAACATGATCCGCGAAAAACACCACATTCACAACACCCTCGGATGCAAATAAACCACCGCTGGCAAGCATAACAGAGCGAGCATCTGTCTTTGAACAGCTTCTGTTAAGGCACTTCCTCTAGAGCCAGGTAGTGAACATGTGCATcggaaatgggatgagagggagagagggtgtgtgtgcatgtgtaagcAAACAGTCTTTTGTAGTGTGTGTGGGTTTTCCCCGGGGGCAGTCACAGAGCTTGCGTCTCCACAGCTCCACACACTAAGCCTAAAAGCTCATTTGCAGCGCCTGCATTTGCTGTGGGCCCCGGCCGTGATTATTCATAGTGGGTGCCAGGCCCTGTTGGCGCACTGGCAGACTGGCAGGGCTGGCACAGTGAGAGGGAGGCGAAGCCAAGTCCTGAGAGCCTGCAAGGCAGAGCTGTTGTTGGGACTGAGTGGGTTCTGAAGGAGCTATCCTGGAGTCTTAAATTAATGGAGAGAGCCTCACAGGCCTCAGTGCTTCTCAACAGATACAGGAAACAACAGATTAGACTTAGTCCTGCTCCAGCTCCattcttgttatttttaataatatgaGAAATGACTGTGATCATATTGTATTTGAACACAGAAGGTGTAGTTCCGCTGAGGATTCTTTACTACTTGAGGtggaaatatttaatttctttcaaaGAAGAACAACTTTGAGCCTGTTTTCCTCCAGTTCTCATGCACAAATATCCTCTCATTcattaaataaacacagtatGGGACTGATTCAAGGCTGCACTAAGCTTTGGCACATACAGCCAGTTTAACTGATGAGGGCTGGAATCTGTATGGAgccctgatgacaatgtgggTGGCTCATACATTAGAGACACTCAGGGCAGTGTGGCCTTTTTATTCCATAGTTAATAATCAGAGCTACTGTGTGGCTCTGGGACTTCAAGCTCTCCCTGATAGCAATTTACATACTGATCATGCATGATGCATACTTTCAGCTCAAGAGATATTTTAGTATtttcaagtgtgtgtgaatgtggtggttttgtcttttctgcATCAGAGTGCATGAGGAAATGAGAGACgtgaatgttttttataataaacagatctattaatgtgtgtgtgttatcagccTTACCTGTGACCGTTGAGGTTGAGGCCGTTGTAGGCAGAAACGGGCCGGGGGTGGCAGCGTGATGGGGGCCGGTGGGGCCCTGCCTGACTGGGGTGCTGTTGATGAGGATGATGTGTAGGGAGGGCGGGCGATGGTGGGTGTGGGTGAAGGATGGGTGTCGGCGGAGGCCGGGGATGGGACAGCAGATCAGGCTGGTGCAGGGGCCGGGGAGGGGGGGGCGGCGAGGGCTCTTGGCCCTGGGCGAGAGGCAGGGCTGCAGGCGTCTGAGGCCTGGGGAGAGCCTCTGAGCGTGGGGGCAGGTGTGTGGAGGCCGGGGCCTGGGTGGAGCCGTTCGTCTGGGTCCGACGGGGGGACGGGGGCTGGGGGACGGATGGCTGGGGCTGCGGCTGGGGCAGGGGGAGGACTTGGGGTGTCGGAGGCTGACTTGGGGTGCTGGATGCAGGGGGTTGGGGGTCCCTGCAGCTCTCCTGGCTCCTCTCCTGACTGCGCTCTAGGCCTGACACCTTGACGAGGCCTGGGCCATGAGGCTCCTGGCTGCCATTGGTGGAGAGCACATCGATGCCAAAATCTGgaactgtgtaaaaacagagagaaaatctGTGTGAAAAAACTGCACCTCTGATAACAAGTGTTAGTTTTCAAGCTGGGGGcccacaagaaaaaaaaagttaaaagctGAATATAGCAGAGACATTCAttttcactgccatgttgatGAATGCCAATTTTAATGGTTTAAAACTTGCTGAAagtcaaacaccacacacagatTCTCAGCTCTTTAAGTGTATGTATGCATAATGACCTCCTTTCCTCAGGTAAGTGAACACTGCAGTTGAACATCTCTAACAAAGCT
It contains:
- the auts2a gene encoding autism susceptibility gene 2 protein homolog, with the translated sequence MDGPRSSGLRKKRKSRSARDRERRSNGIRNNHVKGSVFRFSSDSEREGDRKPCSSRPRPPRRKRKESTSAEEDIIDGFSITGFVTLEALEKNMTLKPQECRDNQAGPLHKKKPARVPNGLSLEPCRNNHHHQQPSDQENNPRLAHTQGKRKKKHLSKKNKMLKPGQNNCKDSDSESVSGESKPSIRSSSRDRLTDCDTESDQDDKVSDASSEKFFSTAAVKVPDFGIDVLSTNGSQEPHGPGLVKVSGLERSQERSQESCRDPQPPASSTPSQPPTPQVLPLPQPQPQPSVPQPPSPRRTQTNGSTQAPASTHLPPRSEALPRPQTPAALPLAQGQEPSPPPPPRPLHQPDLLSHPRPPPTPILHPHPPSPALPTHHPHQQHPSQAGPHRPPSRCHPRPVSAYNGLNLNGHSSSRSSTPGTKPHGPPAASLHLPHHPPPPAAAAAAASTFPLPLAANQNTPHSFPPALQSSPHPHHPNMFAPPAALPPPPPLTSSTLPVPGHPAAGSAYSEQDLLRQELNTRFLASQSADRGASLGPPPYLRTEFHQHQHQHQHQHQHTHQHTHQHTFTPFPHTIMPTPAPTMVRTPARNFDKYPTKVDPFYRHSLFHSYPPAMSGLPPVIPPTGPFGSLQGAFQPKTSNPLDVSTRPGAVPHTFLQKDPRLTDPFRPILRKPGKWCAMHVHIAWQIYHHQQKVKQQMQVDPHKLDFGLKPEFLSRPPGPSLFGAIHHPSDLARPATLFSAAGPTHPSAGPFGHPPHHPGNFLTPASHLEPFSRPTSFGGLGALSSSAFGGLGNPALTANSVFGHKDGPNAQQHFNSGGNGGHQEPWNRLHRTPPSFPTPPPWLKPGESERSTSASSHERDRDSDKREPSVSKDDKDRDSVEKRHSSHPSPVPVNPISLLGHSRPPEHHRNHLPPVSGEPQRDKENKAKDREREHSDSWKDNGTDEHKLKDNQHSDKDTPIIHDGRVSEDKVSNRGTPSPYVRQTSLERPNSGLSREVLEKKIELPYEHQKKNSEVKVKEERKEDQDGATERQSELPTQAPSPRHTPNLHPPSSMPVPMGMPGVHPINSISSLERTRVVAPFMGISPIPGADRFPYPAFHWDPMRDPYRGLDIHRRDPLARDLLLRNDPLHRLAAPRLYEAERSYRDREPHDFNRDHPHPLALEHRREQERAQLEERDRLNMLREDYEHGRLHPAMHHPALDGHLPHPAQGLMAPGLPGMHYSRVSPTAAAAAAAAAAAAHQNGILNKTPPTASLSAPPPLIPTLGARPGSPRRTTPLATDIRDRPPHKDIEAR